The following proteins are co-located in the Polyodon spathula isolate WHYD16114869_AA chromosome 33, ASM1765450v1, whole genome shotgun sequence genome:
- the LOC121303527 gene encoding natterin-3-like → MTKWNSGPILNPSLEGIVPPLVFNSVVEHGALAELLEQNWENSHSIFGDNINLKWVSWNGTLPNGAMSIWNGYAERVDYVCKFNCEAGFYNPSKGPYCRYPYANKEYNAPNFELLVNQDHFEFVEWIDGSYGSVPTNAIKTCSGVGIYVGKNKYGLGKVVTQYEAFFLPWEGDEYWYKKYQVLSINRESYSQHISHVQYGIDQIELFHHPPETLRLSSVTNNECQTVKKTVKIEKTTEMETSWDIGRSTMLGITSGISTKIPLIGSTSVDFTAEKTFQFSKGTALVESISHSISLEINIPPNHSCTMRMEGKKITSDIPFIARLSRTYSNGETHWTTVIGKYNGVQIGELKAVVDRCQPIVDAEPCPNV, encoded by the exons ATGACCAAGTGGAACTCCG GACCGATTCTCAACCCCAGTCTTGAGGGAATCGTTCCACCGCTTGTCTTCAACTCTGTAGTAGAACATGGGGCTCTGGCCGAGCTTCTGGAGCAGAATTGGGAGAATTCTCATTCAATTTTTGGTGATAACATTAATCTGAAATGGGTTAGTTGGAACGGGACACTCCCTAATGGAGCAATGTCAATCTGGAATGGGTATGCTGAACGGGTAGACTATGTCTGTAAATTCAACTGTGAAGCTGGTTTTTACAACCCAAGCAAAGGCCCATACTGTCGGTATCCATATGCTAATAAAGAATATAATGCCCCTAATTTTGAACTACTTGTCAATCAGGACCACTTTGAATTTGTAGAGTGGATTGATGGATCGTATGGTTCTGTTCCAACAAATGCCATCAAAACCTGTTCAGGGGTTGGTATCTATGTAGGAAAGAATAAGTATGGTTTAGGAAAGGTAGTCACTCAGTATGAAGCTTTCTTCCTGCCATGGGAGGGTGATGAGTACTGGTACAAGAAATACCAAGTTCTTTCCATCAATAGAGAATCCTACAGCCAGCATATATCCCATGTTCAGTATGGAATAGACCAGATAGAGTTGTTTCACCACCCTCCTGAAACATTAAGATTGTCCTCTGTCACCAACAACGAATGTCAAACTGTGAAAAAGACAGTTAAGATAGAAAAAACCACTGAAATGGAGACTAGCTGGGATATAGGCCGCTCAACTATGCTTGGTATAACTTCCGGTATCAGTACAAAAATTCCCTTGATCGGTTCTACGTCTGTAGACTTCACGGCTGAGAAAACGTTTCAATTTTCTAAAGGCACTGCACTTGTAGAGTCCATTAGTCATTCAATCTCCCTTGAAATAAATATACCACCCAATCACTCATGTACAATGAGGATGGAAGGTAAAAAGATTACTTCCGATATTCCCTTCATAGCACGACTGAGCCGCACGTACTCAAATGGAGAAACTCACTGGACCACCGTTATAGGAAAGTACAATGGTGTACAGATAGGGGAGCTGAAAGCAGTGGTAGATCGGTGCCAACCCATAGTTGATGCTGAACCATgtccaaatgtttaa
- the LOC121303561 gene encoding G-protein-signaling modulator 1-like isoform X5 has protein sequence MDDQRCPLDEQQNGVEGASSTLASSLDDRIAPSSLMTSPQTEEFFDLIASSQSRRLDDQRASINNLPGLRITQNNLGHLCAATEPQEPSDDFFNMLMKCQASRIDDQRCSPPDPGPRAPTVPDEDFFSLIQRVQAKRLDEQRVHLSSDDQDETQEQHPSPPSPPPS, from the exons ATGGATGACCAGCGCTGCCCGTTGGATGAACAGCAAAATGGAGTGGAAGGGgcttcctccacccttgcctcctcGCTGGACGACAGGATCG CCCCCTCTTCCTTAATGACCTCGCCCCAGACGGAGGAGTTTTTCGATCTCATTGCGAGTTCTCAGAGCCGGCGTTTAGATGACCAGCGTGCCAGCATTAACAACTTGCCAGGACTGCGGATAACTCAGAACAACCTGGGGCACCTCTGCGCTGCCACCGAGCCCCAGGAGCCCAGCGACGACTTCTTCAACATGCTCATGAAGTGCCAG GCTTCCAGGATTGATGACCAGCGCTGTTCCCCACCTGATCCAGGACCCAGAGCTCCCACTGTCCCAGATGAAGATTTCTTCAGCTTGATCCAACGGGTCCAGGCCAAGCGACTGGATGAGCAGCGAGTCCACCTTTCTTCAGACGACCAGGATGAGACTCAAGAGCAGCACCCATCTCCTCCGTCACCTCCACCCAGCTAA
- the LOC121303561 gene encoding G-protein-signaling modulator 1-like isoform X4 — MNESQARARSHLSGPIRSERDTQGGESRWLDRRASPVDNNDIRVQVAQSKISHHPSDEECFFDLLSKFQSNRMDDQRCPLDEQQNGVEGASSTLASSLDDRIAPSSLMTSPQTEEFFDLIASSQSRRLDDQRASINNLPGLRITQNNLGHLCAATEPQEPSDDFFNMLMKCQASRIDDQRCSPPDPGPRAPTVPDEDFFSLIQRVQAKRLDEQRVHLSSDDQDETQEQHPSPPSPPPS, encoded by the exons ATGAACGAGTCACAGGCCAGAGCCAGGAGTCACCTGAGTGGGCCAATCAGAAGCGAGAGAGACACCCAAGGAGGGGAGAGCAGATGGCTGGATCGCAGAGCATCACCAGTGGACAACAATGACATCAGAGTGCAGGTGGCACAGTCT aaGATCAGTCATCACCCTTCGGATGAAGAATGCTTTTTTGACCTGCTCAGTAAGTTCCAAAGTAACCGCATGGATGACCAGCGCTGCCCGTTGGATGAACAGCAAAATGGAGTGGAAGGGgcttcctccacccttgcctcctcGCTGGACGACAGGATCG CCCCCTCTTCCTTAATGACCTCGCCCCAGACGGAGGAGTTTTTCGATCTCATTGCGAGTTCTCAGAGCCGGCGTTTAGATGACCAGCGTGCCAGCATTAACAACTTGCCAGGACTGCGGATAACTCAGAACAACCTGGGGCACCTCTGCGCTGCCACCGAGCCCCAGGAGCCCAGCGACGACTTCTTCAACATGCTCATGAAGTGCCAG GCTTCCAGGATTGATGACCAGCGCTGTTCCCCACCTGATCCAGGACCCAGAGCTCCCACTGTCCCAGATGAAGATTTCTTCAGCTTGATCCAACGGGTCCAGGCCAAGCGACTGGATGAGCAGCGAGTCCACCTTTCTTCAGACGACCAGGATGAGACTCAAGAGCAGCACCCATCTCCTCCGTCACCTCCACCCAGCTAA
- the LOC121303528 gene encoding natterin-3-like, whose protein sequence is FLFLERSLNPNLAEIIPPLVLDSAVEHEAKLPEQNWEKSHSIFGDNINLKWFSWNGTLPNGAMSIWNGYAERVDYVCKFNCEAGFYNPSKGPYCRYPYADKEYNAPNFEVLVNQDHFEFVEWIDGSYGSVPTNAIKTCSGVGIYVGKNKYGLGKVVTHYEAFFLPWEGYEYWYKKYQVLSINRESYSQHISHVQYGIDQIELFHHPPETLRLSSVTNNECQTVKKTVNLEKNTEVRTSWDIGRSTMNSSASSITAAIPLIGSASVGFTKEKTLHFSEGTSIVESIGHSISLEIDIPPNHSCTVKMEAKKMTADIPFTARLSRTYINGDTHWTTVVGKYDGVQIGELKAVVDRCQPIADAKPCTNT, encoded by the coding sequence tttcttttcttagAGCGGAGTCTCAACCCCAATCTCGCAGAAATCATTCCACCGCTTGTCCTCGACTCTGCGGTAGAACATGAAGCCAAGCTTCCGGAGCAGAATTGGGAGAAGTCGCATTCTATTTTCGGTGATAACATTAATCTGAAATGGTTTAGTTGGAATGGGACACTCCCTAATGGAGCAATGTCAATCTGGAACGGGTATGCTGAACGGGTAGACTATGTCTGTAAATTCAACTGTGAAGCTGGTTTTTACAACCCAAGCAAAGGCCCATACTGTCGGTATCCATATGCTGATAAAGAATATAACGCCCCTAATTTTGAAGTACTGGTCAATCAGGACCACTTTGAATTTGTAGAGTGGATTGATGGATCGTATGGTTCTGTTCCAACAAACGCCATCAAAACCTGTTCAGGGGTTGGTATCTATGTAGGAAAGAATAAGTATGGTTTAGGAAAGGTAGTCACTCATTATGAAGCTTTCTTCCTGCCATGGGAGGGTTACGAGTACTGGTACAAGAAATACCAAGTTCTTTCCATCAATAGAGAATCCTACAGCCAGCATATATCCCATGTTCAGTATGGAATAGACCAGATAGAGTTGTTTCACCACCCTCCTGAAACATTAAGATTGTCCTCTGTCACCAACAACGAATGTCAAACTGTGAAAAAGACAGTCAACTTAGAGAAAAACACTGAAGTTAGGACTAGCTGGGATATAGGTCGCTCAACTATGAATAGCTCAGCATCCAGTATCACTGCAGCAATACCCCTTATTGGCAGCGCATCTGTGGGGTTCACAAAGGAGAAAACTCTTCACTTTTCTGAAGGCACTTCTATAGTAGAATCCATAGGTCACTCAATCTCCCTGGAAATAGACATACCACCCAATCACTCTTGCACAGTGAAAATGGAAGCTAAAAAGATGACCGCAGATATTCCCTTCACAGCACGGCTGAGCCGCACGTACATTAATGGGGATACTCACTGGACCACAGTTGTAGGCAAGTATGATGGTGTGCAGATAGGGGAGCTGAAAGCAGTGGTGGATCGCTGTCAGCCCATCGCTGATGCTAAACCATGTACAAACACTTAA